Genomic window (Prosthecochloris aestuarii DSM 271):
GCTATTCCGGCAAGATCGAGATAGAGCAGAATTGCTTCGCCTTCCGCACCGGGAAACGAGACATTGACCGTATTGGGCATGCTGAGCTCAGGATGACCGTTGAATAACGCGTTATCGATTCGCTCCTCGATCCCTTTGACAAGCACCTCCTTCATAGCGGCAAAACGCCTGGCTTCGTCCTCCATCTCGAGCGCCCTCATCTCAACAGCTTTGGCAAGCCCCATAATCCCTAACGTATTTTCAGTGCCGGCCCTTCGCCCCTTCTCCTGATGACCTCCCCTGATAAAGGGGCAGTAGGGCGTGCCTTTACGAACATAGAGCGCCCCGATACCCTTGGGGCCGTAAATTTTATGCGCACTCATCGTCAGAAAATCGACACCGAGCTCATCGACATCGAGCGGCATCTTTCCAAATGCCTGTACAGCGTCGGTGTGCATAAGAGAGCCGTTTTCATGGGCCAGACGACCGATTTCCGAAATATCCTGGAGCGTGCCGATCTCGTTGTTTGCCGTCATCACCGAAACAAGCCCCACATCATCGGAAAGATACTCTTTGAGCTGGTCGATATCGATGCGCCCGTAGCGGTCCACATCGAGCAGCTTCACCGTGGTACCGCGGTGAGCAAGACACTGAGAGGTTTCAAGCACGCATGGATGCTCGATCCGGCTTGTAATGATTGTCTGACGGGCTTTAAATCCCGGAATACAAAGATTTGACGCACAGGCAAACAGTGAGAGAACGGTATTGTTAGCCTCGGAACCACTGCCGACAAAAACAAGTTCGTCTTCATGCGCACCGATAAATCCAGCAACGCTTTGACGCGCATGTTCGATATTGGCATGTGCTTCACGCCCGAAAGCATGCATGCTCGATGGATTACCGAACATTTCCATCGCTTCGATCATCTCTTTTTTAACCTCGGGATGTAGCGGGGTTGTGGCATTATGGTCCAGATAGACCCGTCGTGTTTCCATAATCTGTTCTCAACTTCTTTGTTTTGCAGAATACCCGGGTGCAGCGGAGTGCTTACTCATCGGCAAACAACCAGGTTGAAAGATAGCGCTCCCCTGTATCAGGCAAAAGTACAACAATATTTTTACCCTCCATAGCAGGTCGGGCAGCAACGCTCATTGCCGCCCACATGGCGGCTCCCGAAGAGATCCCGCAAAGGATACCCTCTTTGCGGGCAAGCTTTCTTGCTGTCTCGGCGGCATCCTGATTTGAGACGGTTATGATCTCGTCTATAACCGAAGGGTCAAGATTTCCAGGAACAAAACCGGCTCCGATCCCCTGAATTTTATGCGGCCCGGGTTCGCCTCCGGAAATAACCGGCGAATCGTCTGGCTCGACAGCCACAATATGAACCCCTGGTTTCAGCTCCCTGAGTACGCTGCCGACACCGGTAATAGTACCGCCCGTTCCAACTCCGGCAATAAATATATCAACCTGACCGTCGGTATCGTCCCATATTTCTCTCGCTGTTGTCCTGCGGTGCGTCTCCGGGTTGGCAGGGTTATTGAACTGCTGCAGCATCAGGCTGTGAGGAATCGAATCGACAAGCCGCTCAGCTTCCGCTATGGCGCCTTTCATTCCTGCTGCACCTTCCGTCAGAACAAGTTCGGCTCCCAGAATTTTCAGAAGCCTGCGACGTTCGACGCTCATGGTATCCGGCATGGTGAGAATAAGCCGGTATCCCCTCGATGCACAGCTAAACGCAAGCGCTATTCCCGTATTGCCGCTGGTCGGCTCAATAATGGTCGTCTCCGGGCCTATCAGGCCGTTTCGTTCCGCATCCTCGATCATGGCGACACCGACGCGGTCTTTGACGCTTGAAAGCGGATTGAAGGATTCCAGCTTGGCATAGACATCAGCATACGAATGATCCGCCATACGACGAATGCGCACAAGAGGTGTGCGACCGACCGTCTCTGTTATGCTCTCGTAGACATTCATGATACAAATCCTGAAACGTTCAAGTTAACTCTTTCTGCAGCCGAACACGTGACCGCAGCACACGAATGATCAATGCCGGAATATAATCATATAGGCACCTATGGATACACAAATAGGGAAACCGGACAATAAATTCCCTGTTTCCCTATTTTCAACAAAAAAATCCAGAGGACAAAGAAAAAAAGCAAGGAGAATTAAATCAAAATCGAAACAAAGTCAATAAAAGAAGTGACAATGCCTAAAAAAATAAATCAACTACTCCTCGTTAAGCATAATTGTTCGCTTTGTGAAAGGCGGAACACGCTCTCCATTGACATAAAGCTCAACATTGGAAGGACGCCCGATATTAACCCAGAATTTCTTTTTGGCTTCGTAGCGGAGAACCTCGTCTTTCTTGAACTGCCCGCCGGGATAGACAATCTCCCCGTTATCTGCGATCACCTTGACCCATGTCAGATCGTTGACAATTCGCACGACAAGAACCCGGGAA
Coding sequences:
- the cysK gene encoding cysteine synthase A: MNVYESITETVGRTPLVRIRRMADHSYADVYAKLESFNPLSSVKDRVGVAMIEDAERNGLIGPETTIIEPTSGNTGIALAFSCASRGYRLILTMPDTMSVERRRLLKILGAELVLTEGAAGMKGAIAEAERLVDSIPHSLMLQQFNNPANPETHRRTTAREIWDDTDGQVDIFIAGVGTGGTITGVGSVLRELKPGVHIVAVEPDDSPVISGGEPGPHKIQGIGAGFVPGNLDPSVIDEIITVSNQDAAETARKLARKEGILCGISSGAAMWAAMSVAARPAMEGKNIVVLLPDTGERYLSTWLFADE
- a CDS encoding cysteine desulfurase family protein, with the protein product METRRVYLDHNATTPLHPEVKKEMIEAMEMFGNPSSMHAFGREAHANIEHARQSVAGFIGAHEDELVFVGSGSEANNTVLSLFACASNLCIPGFKARQTIITSRIEHPCVLETSQCLAHRGTTVKLLDVDRYGRIDIDQLKEYLSDDVGLVSVMTANNEIGTLQDISEIGRLAHENGSLMHTDAVQAFGKMPLDVDELGVDFLTMSAHKIYGPKGIGALYVRKGTPYCPFIRGGHQEKGRRAGTENTLGIMGLAKAVEMRALEMEDEARRFAAMKEVLVKGIEERIDNALFNGHPELSMPNTVNVSFPGAEGEAILLYLDLAGIAVSTGSACASGSLDPSHVLLATGSSAERAHGSIRISMGRETTMEEIEYVLDVLPGVISRIRSMSTAYIKGEEHVAAK